A region of Diospyros lotus cultivar Yz01 chromosome 3, ASM1463336v1, whole genome shotgun sequence DNA encodes the following proteins:
- the LOC127798514 gene encoding NAC domain-containing protein 83-like: MEKLNFVKNGVLRLPPGFRFHPTDEELVVQYLKRKVFSYPLPASIIPEFDVCKSDPWDLPGELEEERYFFSTREAKYPNGNRSNRATGSGYWKATGIDKQIVGSRIKQVVGMKKTLVFYRGKPPHGSRTDWIMHEYRLVSPETTAPQKNDASSAATQSCMQDWVLCRIFLKKRSTKNGEEATESHNFKAVGNLGKARLVYYDFLAKERTNLNLAPASSSSGSSGVTEVSCHGADDLEESSCCNSSFSSLRRKP, from the exons ATGGAGAAGCTCAACTTTGTTAAGAATGGTGTTCTGAGATTGCCGCCTGGCTTCCGCTTCCACCCCACGGACGAAGAACTCGTAGTTCAGTACTTGAAGCGCAAGGTGTTTTCATACCCTTTGCCGGCTTCAATCATCCCCGAGTTCGATGTCTGCAAATCCGACCCTTGGGACTTGCCAG GTGAGTTGGAGGAGGAGAGGTACTTCTTCAGCACCAGGGAAGCCAAGTACCCAAATGGGAACCGCTCCAACAGGGCCACCGGTTCTGGGTACTGGAAGGCCACCGGCATAGACAAGCAAATTGTGGGTTCCAGGATCAAACAGGTGGTGGGCATGAAGAAAACTCTGGTTTTCTACAGGGGGAAGCCTCCTCATGGCTCTAGGACTGATTGGATCATGCACGAATACCGCCTCGTCTCTCCTGAAACTACAGCCCCACAGAAGAACGACGCATCATCAGCAGCAACTCAG AGCTGTATGCAAGATTGGGTACTTTGCCGCATATTTCTGAAGAAAAGGAGCACCAAAAATGGCGAAGAGGCTACGGAATCTCACAACTTTAAAGCAGTGGGGAATCTTGGCAAGGCTAGGCTTGTTTACTACGATTTCCTGGCAAAGGAGAGGACGAATTTGAATCTTGCCCCGGCTTCCTCGTCTTCGGGTTCGAGTGGCGTCACAGAGGTCTCCTGTCATGGAGCGGATGACCTTGAAGAAAGCAGTTGTTGCAATAGCAGTTTTTCCTCTTTGAGAAGAAAACCTTAA